One region of Pagrus major chromosome 5, Pma_NU_1.0 genomic DNA includes:
- the LOC140995483 gene encoding E3 ubiquitin-protein ligase TRIM35-like yields MAEKSSVLESFLSCHVCSETLRDPVSLSCNHSFCSSCLQKFWEQAKNKNCPICKRKPLNDDPDVNFTLKELADSFAERLNTGPPETEKGEKEVVCDKHPEVSYWFCEDEQRAVCPVCEFSLHQTHKVVPVEQAVSELKEQLKSDLKSLQDKRNNYKHVEKTYNEVIRHSKKQLSSTERQIRAEFNKLHQFLKEEEESRLAALREEEEQKGKTISREMKMMEEQISSLSDSICAVEEELQKHNVPFLSSYKATQTRARVQCSLSDPQLVSGALIDVAKHLGNLSFRVWEKMKDKVHFSPVILDPNTANRWLHLSDDLTSVRCGVTYQQLPDNPERNTNYRIVHGSEGFSSGKHSWEVEVGDHPGWLVGLVKESVDRKGKRFTTPKYGIWCLLHRSGKYTNVAGETVRVKKSLQRIRVQLDYDSGEVSFYDPEDTTHIYTHRDTFTEKLFPYFSIGEAGDAKTADIKICQTDISL; encoded by the coding sequence ATGGCTGAGAAAAGTTCTGTTCTTGAAAGTTTCCTGAGCTGCCATGTGTGTTCAGAGACTCTCAGAGATCCTGTGTCTCTTAGCTGCAACCACAGCTTCTGTTCAAGCTGCCTGCAAAAATTCTGGGAacaagctaaaaacaaaaactgtcccATTTGTAAAAGGAAACCGTTGAATGATGATCCAGATGTGAACTTTACACTGAAGGAACTGGCTGACTCCTTTGCTGAGAGACTGAACACTGGACcacctgaaacagaaaaaggagagaaggaggtCGTGTGTGATAAACACCCAGAAGTCTCTTATTGGTTCTGTGAGGACGAGCAGAGAGCTGTGTGTCCTGTCTGTGAGTTTTCtctccaccagactcacaagGTGGTTCCTGTAGAACAAGCAGTCAGTGAGCTGAAGGAGCAGCTGAAATCTGACTTAAAGTCTCTACAGGACAAAAGGAACAATTACAAACATGTGGAGAAAACATACAATGAAGTGATTCGACACTCCAAGAAGCAGCTGTCGTCCACAGAGAGGCAGATCAGAGCAGAGTTCAACAAGCTCCACCAGTTcctgaaagaggaagaggagtccAGACTGGCAgctctgagggaggaagaggagcagaaggggAAGACTAtcagcagagagatgaagatgatggaggagcagatctcctctctgtcagaCAGTATCTGTGCTGTTGAAgaagagctgcagaaacacaacgTGCCATTCCTCAGCAGTTATAAAGCCACTCAGACCAGAGCCAGAGTCCAGTGCTCACTGTCAGATCCACAGCTGGTCTCAGGAGCGCTGATAGATgtggccaaacacctgggcaacctgtCCTTCAGAGTCTGGGAGAAGATGAAGGACAAGGTCCACTTCAGTCCTGTCAttctggacccaaacactgcAAACCGCTGGCTCCATCTGTCTGATGATCTGACCAGTGTGAGATGTGGAGTCACATATCAGCAGCTTCCTGACAATCCAGAGAGAAACACTAATTATAGGATTGTTCATGGCTCTGAGGGCTTCAGCTCAGGGAAACACAgctgggaggtggaggtgggagaTCATCCTGGCTGGCTTGTAGGTTTGGTCAAAGAGTCAGTTGACAGGAAGGGAAAGAGATTTACTACACCAAAATATGGAATCTGGTGTTTATTGCATCGCAGTGGAAAATACACTAATGTTGCTGGTGAGActgtcagagtgaagaagagtctccagaggatcagagtcCAGCTGGACTATGACAGTGGGGAGGTGTCCTTCTACGACCCTGAAGACACGACTCACATCTACACTCACAGAGACACTTTCACTGAGAAACTCTTCCCATATTTCAGTATTGGAGAGGCTGGTGATGCTAAAACTGCTGATATCAAAATCTGTCAGACTGatatttctctgtga
- the LOC140996206 gene encoding zinc-binding protein A33-like, translating to MAEKIALVESFLSCHVCSETFRDPVSLSCNHSFCSSCLQKFWEQAENKNCPICKRKPLNDDPDVNFTLKELANAFAKRLNTGPPKTEKGEKKVEVKEEVVCDKHPEVSYWFCEDEQRAVCPVCEFSLHQTHKVVPVEQAVSELKEQLKSDLKSLQDKRNKYKHVKKTYNEVIEHSKKQLLSTERQIRAEFNKLHQFLKEEEESRLAALREEKEQKGKTISREMKMMEEQISSLSDSICTVEEELQKHNVPFLSSYKATQTRARVQCSLPDPQLVSGALIDVAKHLGNLSFRVWEKMKDKVHFSPVILDPNTANPWLHLSDDLTSVRCGDTYQQLPDNPERNTKYVNVFGSEGFSSGKHSWEVEVGIHPSWNVGLVKESVDRKGELSASPEYGIWCFMHRSGKYTNGDGETVRVKKSLQRIRVQLDYDRGEVSFYDHEDTTHLCTRRDTFTEKLFPYFSIGNAGDAKTADVKICQTDISL from the coding sequence ATGGCTGAGAAAATTGCTCTTGTTGAAAGTTTCCTGAGCTGCCATGTGTGTTCAGAGACTTTCAGAGATCCTGTGTCTCTGAGCTGCAACCACAGCTTCTGTTCAAGCTGCCTGCAAAAATTCTGGgaacaagctgaaaacaaaaactgtccCATTTGTAAAAGAAAACCGTTGAATGATGATCCAGATGTGAACTTCACACTGAAGGAACTGGCCAATGCCTTTGCTAAGAGACTGAATACTGGACCACCTAagacagaaaaaggagagaagaaggtggaggtgaAAGAGGAGGTCGTGTGTGATAAACACCCAGAAGTCTCTTATTGGTTCTGTGAGGACGAGCAGAGAGCTGTGTGTCCTGTCTGTGAGTTTTCtctccaccagactcacaagGTGGTTCCTGTAGAACAAGCAGTCAGTGAGCTGAAGGAGCAGCTGAAATCTGACTTAAAGTCTCTACAGGACAAGaggaacaaatacaaacatgtgaaaaaaacatacaatgaaGTGATTGAACACTCCAAGAAGCAGCTGTTGTCCACAGAGAGGCAGATCAGAGCAGAGTTCAACAAGCTCCACCAGTTcctgaaagaggaagaggagtccAGACTGGCAGCTCTGAGGGAGGAAAAGGAGCAGAAGGGGAAGACTAtcagcagagagatgaagatgatggaggagcagatctcctctctgtcagaCAGTATCTGTACTGTTGAAgaagagctgcagaaacacaacgTGCCATTCCTCAGCAGTTATAAAGCCACTCAGACCAGAGCCAGAGTCCAGTGCTCACTGCCAGATCCACAGCTGGTCTCAGGAGCGCTGATAGATGTGGCCAAACACCTGGGGAACCTGTCCTTCAGAGTCTGGGAGAAGATGAAGGACAAGGTCCACTTCAGTCCTGTCAttctggacccaaacactgcAAACCCCTGGCTCCATCTGTCTGATGATCTGACCAGTGTGAGATGTGGAGACACATATCAGCAGCTTCCTGACAATCCAGAGAGAAACACTAAGTATGTCAATGTTTTTGGCTCTGAGGGCTTCAGCTCAGGGAAACACAgctgggaggtggaggtgggaaTTCATCCTAGCTGGAATGTAGGTTTGGTTAAAGAGTCAGTTGACAGGAAGGGAGAGTTATCTGCTTCACCAGAATATGGAATCTGGTGTTTTATGCATCGCAGTGGAAAATACACTAATGGTGATGGTGAGActgtcagagtgaagaagagtctccagaggatcagagtcCAGCTGGACTATGACAGGGGGGAGGTGTCCTTCTACGACCATGAAGACACGACTCACCTCTGCACTCGCAGAGACACTTTCACTGAGAAACTCTTCCCATATTTCAGTATTGGAAATGCTGGTGATGCTAAAACTGCTGATGTCAAAATCTGTCAGACTGatatttctctgtga
- the LOC140995415 gene encoding zinc-binding protein A33-like — MAEKIARVESYLSCHVCSETFRDPVSLSCNHSFCSSCLQKFWEQAKNKNCPICKRKPLNVDPDVNFTLKELADSFAERLNTGPPETEKGEKKVEVKEEVVCDKHPEVSYWFCEDEQRAVCPVCEFSLHQTHKVVPVEQAVSELKEQLKSDLKSLQDKRNKYKHVEETYNEVIEHSKKQLLFTERQIRAEFNKLHQFLKEEEESRLAALREEEEQKGKTISREMKMMEEQISSLSDSICAVEEELQKHNVPFLSSYKATQTRARVQCSLSDPQLVSGALIDVAKHLGNLSFRVWEKMKDKVHFSPVILDPNTANRWLHLSDDLTSVRQGDTDQQLPDNPERNTKYTIVLGSEGFSSGKHSWEVEVGDHPDWNVGLVKESVDRKGELSASPKYGIWCLTHRSGKYSNGVGETVRVKKSLQRIRVQLDYDSGEVSFYDPEDTTHLYTHRDTFTEKLFPYFSIGEAGDAKTADIKICQTDISL, encoded by the coding sequence ATGGCTGAGAAAATTGCTCGTGTTGAAAGTTACCTGAGCTGCCATGTGTGTTCAGAGACTTTCAGAGATCCTGTGTCTCTGAGCTGCAACCACAGCTTCTGTTCAAGCTGCCTGCAAAAATTCTGGGAacaagctaaaaacaaaaactgtcccATTTGTAAAAGGAAACCGTTGAATGTTGATCCAGATGTGAACTTTACACTGAAGGAACTGGCTGACTCCTTTGCTGAGAGACTGAACACTGGACCACCTGagacagaaaaaggagagaagaaggtggaggtgaAAGAGGAGGTCGTGTGTGATAAACACCCAGAAGTCTCTTATTGGTTCTGTGAGGACGAGCAGAGAGCTGTGTGTCCTGTCTGTGAGTTTTCtctccaccagactcacaagGTGGTTCCTGTAGAACAAGCAGTCAGTGAGCTGAAGGAGCAGCTGAAATCTGACTTAAAGTCTCTACAGGACAAGaggaacaaatacaaacatgtggAGGAAACATACAATGAAGTGATTGAACACTCCAAGAAGCAGCTGTTGTTCACAGAGAGGCAGATCAGAGCAGAGTTCAACAAGCTCCACCAGTTcctgaaagaggaagaggagtccAGACTGGCAgctctgagggaggaagaggagcagaaggggAAGACTAtcagcagagagatgaagatgatggaggagcagatctcctctctgtcagaCAGTATCTGTGCTGTTGAAgaagagctgcagaaacacaacgTGCCATTCCTCAGCAGTTATAAAGCCACTCAGACCAGAGCCAGAGTCCAGTGCTCACTGTCAGATCCACAGCTGGTCTCAGGAGCGCTGATAGATgtggccaaacacctgggcaacctgtCCTTCAGAGTCTGGGAGAAGATGAAGGACAAGGTCCACTTCAGTCCTGTCAttctggacccaaacactgcAAACCGCTGGCTCCATCTGTCTGATGATCTGACCAGTGTGAGACAGGGAGACACAGACCAGCAGCTTCCTGACAATCCAGAGAGAAACACTAAGTATACCATTGTTCTGGGCTCTGAGGGCTTCAGCTCAGGGAAACACAgctgggaggtggaggtgggagaTCATCCTGACTGGAATGTAGGTTTGGTTAAAGAGTCAGTTGACAGGAAGGGAGAGTTATCTGCTTCACCAAAATATGGAATCTGGTGTTTAACGCATCGCAGTGGAAAATACTCTAATGGTGTTGGTGAGActgtcagagtgaagaagagtctccagaggatcagagtcCAGCTGGACTATGACAGTGGGGAGGTGTCCTTCTACGACCCTGAAGACACGACTCATCTCTACACTCACAGAGACACTTTCACTGAGAAACTCTTCCCATATTTCAGTATTGGAGAGGCTGGTGATGCTAAAACTGCTGATATCAAAATCTGTCAGACTGatatttctctgtga